Within Metabacillus schmidteae, the genomic segment TTGTTATTAATTGGTGGTTTAGGTGGAATTATTGTATCGAGGGAAAGGCAGCATCATACAGAAAAAAATGTGTTAGCCGAAGCTGCTAATCGTGATTATCTTACGAATTTATTAAATCACCGTTCATTCCAGGAAAATTTAAGAAACGATTTAGAATACGGCGTAAATTTTTACCTTGTTCTTGCAGATATTGATAAGTTCAAATCAATTAATGATAAATATGGACATGTAATGGGAGATAACGTATTACGTCAAATTGGGAAAATTGTTAATTCGATTATACCAGAAAAACAAGGGAAGGTTTTCCGATATGGAGGAGAAGAGTTTGCCATAATAGTTTATATTTATGAACAATTAGAGGTGAACAAGCTCTTAGTTGAAATCAAACAATCTGTTTCCAACCATATTTTTGTCTGTGAAGGGGAACCCTTTTCTGTAACAATGAGTTTCGGAAGTTGTAAACAAAACGGTGAAAATCCAGGTCAGTTGATAGAAAAGGTTGATAAACTTCTATATGAGGCGAAGGATAGAGGAAGAAACCAAATTGTCCATTCATATGTGAAGGTATAAAACAATAATTAATTTATTTTGTTTTATAAATGACTAGATAATATATTCATTTTTGTTCACCTAAGCATGTACACTTTTACTTGTTTGACCTCTTCCTATACAGTTGAGTGATTAATTACAACTTGACACGGAGCCTCAACGAGCATGACTACTTCTCCAATTACAAAAGAATAAACTAATAATGACAAAAAACACAATAAAATCTTCTCTGAATTTTATTGTGTTTTTAATTATTGCCTTTATATATTTTCTTCCTCTTATTAAGCTTACCTGTAGGTTAGTTGCGTCTTTCAGTCACTATTAAATTAATTACGGCTTTTTTATGTTTTAATTCAATCTGTAAAGGGAATATGTAATAAGCATGTGTTAAAAATTGGAGTTAAATCATTTTGATCATTTCTATTTAACAATCTTACACTTTGTAAATGATAATAAAAAAATGTATATTCATCAGGAGAAAAACCATGATCATTCAACCAAATACTTTTATTTTCAATATTGGAATCGCAGCCATTTTATCTACAATTATTGGCCTGGAACGCCAATTAAAGAAAAAGCCGTTGGGTTTGAAAACCTGTTTAGTTATCGGTATTGTTAGTTGTTTATTAACTTCTGTTTCGATTGAATCGGCTGAAAAATTTGCAGAGGCTTACATAAGACCGATGGATCCTTTAAGATTAGCAGCCCAGATCGTTTCAGGTATAGGTTTTTTAGGTGCAGGTGTTATCTTAAGACGAAACAACGATATGATTTCAGGATTGACAACAGCAGCCATGGTTTGGGGTGCAGGTGGAATCGGGATTTCATGTGGAGCTGGATTTTGGTTCGAAGCTACCATAGCTACATTTCTTATCCTCATTAGTGTAGAAATCATTCCGTTTATCTTCAAATATATCGGTCCCAAATCATTAAGAGAGCGGGATTTAAAAGTAAAAATTACGGTTGACGATGAAGAGAAGATGACAGAAGTCTTAAAGGAACTTAAACAAAAAGATATGAAGGCAAAGAAAGTTAGAGTGAAAGATATCAAACAAGGTGAACTTCAGCAGTTAGATCTAATCCTAGTTGTGAATGAAAAACTATATATAACAGAGGTTTATTATACTTTAAAACAGATCAATCACGTGATTCATGTTGAAATGGAATCTTTGTAGAAGTAAAATAATATGTGTACGAATAAGAGAATATTGTTCTTTTGAACTGGAAAATTGCAGCTAGGGTTCCGCTATTATATAGGTCTGTGACCGAGGGCTGCATCTTTTACATATGTAAAAGGCACCTATTGACATAAAAGGTCCGAGGGGAAAGGTTCAGTGTATTTGTAATGCGCTGATATCTTTCCCTCGGACCTTTTTTATTTTAAGGGTTTATTGTATGAAGAATATTGCTGAAGTAAAAGCAGGTGTGGCGGTGTTGATTTTCAATGAAAATTATCAGGTTTTATTACAGAAAAGAGCAGATGTAGGGTTATGGGGCATCCCTTCAGGTCATATAGAAATCGGCGAAACGGTATCAGAGGCAGCTATTCGGGAAGTAAAAGAGGAAACAAACTTAGATATAAGAATTAATAAACTGATCGGTGTTTATTCCGATCCTCATTCTCAGGTGTTTTCCTATCCAAATGGTCAAGTTGTTCACTTTATCACCACTTGCTTTCTAGCTGAAATAATAGGGGGTGAGCTCATCTGTAATTTAGAGGAATCAATAGAGATGAAGTTTTTTGACGTTCACCAATTGCCGAAGGACTTGTTAAAGATGCATCCAAGGTGGTTAGATGATGCTCTGGCTAATAGGGAGAGAGCATTTATTCGGTAGTTGACAGCTCAAAGACGTTCAGTTTGAGCAGCATGCTAATGTATGTAAATTTCAATTTATCTTCGATTTTGGATGCTTTATTTAAGATTATTCACATTTATCTTCGATTTTGGATGCTTTATTTACGATTATTAACATTTATCTCCGATTTTGATTGCTTTATCTACGATTATTAATATTTATTTACGATTAGACAAATTTCGACAACATTATCTTTGCAGACTATCATTTCTGAGCGGCAAAGTAATGCTATGTCAAACAAATTAAATCCTCGTAATTGAGTGCTTGATGAAGAATTGTACCTAACAAGTCTAAAGGCGTGAACATTTATAGTTCACGCCTTTAGGCAGGTTAATTTTCTCTTCAAATGAAAGCGGAAAAAATCAGTCAGCAATGATCAACCCTAACAGGGCAGAAAATTGAATGGCCTGAAAAGTTGACACTTTGCAACCCCTAAGGTCTGAAAGAGAAACAGTAAGTGTTTCAAAAGTAGAAGTACTTATATCAATCCCTTTCAGTGGAGTTCTTTCAAAGTTAGCAAGATTGATATTACATGATGTAAATTCAACTTTTTTGAATTTACACTCATAAAAATCAGAATTCTCTAATGCTGTATCGTGAAAAATAACCTTTTCTAACTTAGAATTACCAAATCCACTAAGGTTAAGTAAACAATTATTGAAATGGACATTTCCTA encodes:
- a CDS encoding GGDEF domain-containing protein → MKSLLKSAYQSYHALEVIFSSLRWFFLVIAIVVFTVQYVENPVYLKLNLFIALVVFGFIYMGTSDYYLHRSPKGSRMYRIMTKGGPFFDFIAFCALIPLTGGIDSPLFPVAYLILLHIAVYWRFVGGMIAAILFISIYTIIFFIQVSGVYSIKSLVLFLCQVFFLLLIGGLGGIIVSRERQHHTEKNVLAEAANRDYLTNLLNHRSFQENLRNDLEYGVNFYLVLADIDKFKSINDKYGHVMGDNVLRQIGKIVNSIIPEKQGKVFRYGGEEFAIIVYIYEQLEVNKLLVEIKQSVSNHIFVCEGEPFSVTMSFGSCKQNGENPGQLIEKVDKLLYEAKDRGRNQIVHSYVKV
- a CDS encoding MgtC/SapB family protein, producing MIIQPNTFIFNIGIAAILSTIIGLERQLKKKPLGLKTCLVIGIVSCLLTSVSIESAEKFAEAYIRPMDPLRLAAQIVSGIGFLGAGVILRRNNDMISGLTTAAMVWGAGGIGISCGAGFWFEATIATFLILISVEIIPFIFKYIGPKSLRERDLKVKITVDDEEKMTEVLKELKQKDMKAKKVRVKDIKQGELQQLDLILVVNEKLYITEVYYTLKQINHVIHVEMESL
- a CDS encoding NUDIX domain-containing protein, with product MKNIAEVKAGVAVLIFNENYQVLLQKRADVGLWGIPSGHIEIGETVSEAAIREVKEETNLDIRINKLIGVYSDPHSQVFSYPNGQVVHFITTCFLAEIIGGELICNLEESIEMKFFDVHQLPKDLLKMHPRWLDDALANRERAFIR